The Niastella koreensis GR20-10 genome includes a window with the following:
- a CDS encoding M14 family metallopeptidase, with the protein MRILSVLFLFLLPAFIFSQSITTKYEQSQAKETPTYSEIISWWQMMDTRFPTIKMQTMGPSDAGFPLHLVIVSTDGDFDLASLHRKNKRIILVNNGIHPGEPDGIDASMLLVRDIATHKIKLPDNVVLAIIPVYNIGGCLNRSPYYRVDQNGPAEFGSRGNSQNLDLNRDFIKCDSKEARSFAAIFHLCDPDVFVDNHVSNGADYQHIMTLLTSQYNKLGGPMGDYLHTQFEPGLYKLMKEKGYDLVPYVDFAGQTPESGMEAYFDGPRYSSGYATLWHTFAFVPETHMLKPYNQRVEATKALMESFIAFTATNSTTIHQLREQTKKAVSSQTSFPVSWKLDTTKTDLVTFKGYESGHKPSEVSGLPRLYYDRSKPYEKQIKYYNTYAARTTIEKPLAYIIPQGWWPVIDLLKLNKVNMQVLAKDTEMMVETYLIEDYKPYPRQYEMHHLNTNVVVNAATLPIKFRKGDYYIQLNQPANRFLMEVLEPQADDSYFAWNYFDAVLGRKEGYSAYAFEDIAAQYLTDHPNVKKELETRRSTDTAFAKSASAQLDFVYHNSPYYEPDHMRYPVYRVVR; encoded by the coding sequence ATGAGAATACTATCAGTACTCTTCCTGTTTTTATTGCCGGCATTTATTTTCAGCCAATCCATTACAACTAAATACGAGCAATCCCAGGCCAAAGAAACGCCCACCTACAGCGAGATCATCAGCTGGTGGCAAATGATGGACACCCGGTTCCCCACCATAAAAATGCAAACTATGGGACCCAGCGATGCCGGTTTTCCCCTGCACCTGGTGATAGTGTCGACCGACGGTGATTTTGATCTGGCCAGCCTGCACCGGAAAAATAAACGCATCATCCTGGTAAATAATGGCATTCACCCCGGCGAGCCGGATGGCATCGATGCCAGCATGCTGCTGGTGCGGGATATTGCCACCCACAAAATAAAACTGCCCGATAATGTGGTGCTGGCCATTATACCGGTTTATAATATTGGTGGTTGTTTGAATCGCAGCCCCTACTATCGCGTAGACCAAAACGGACCGGCGGAATTCGGTTCCCGTGGTAATTCTCAAAATCTGGATCTCAATCGCGACTTTATAAAATGCGATTCCAAAGAAGCCCGCTCCTTTGCGGCTATCTTTCACCTGTGCGACCCCGATGTGTTTGTTGATAACCACGTAAGCAACGGCGCCGATTACCAGCACATTATGACTCTGCTTACCAGTCAGTATAACAAACTGGGCGGGCCCATGGGCGATTACCTGCATACGCAGTTTGAACCGGGACTGTACAAGCTGATGAAAGAAAAGGGCTATGACCTGGTGCCCTATGTTGATTTTGCCGGCCAAACGCCGGAGTCGGGCATGGAGGCTTACTTTGATGGCCCGCGCTATAGCAGCGGTTACGCCACTTTGTGGCACACCTTTGCCTTTGTACCCGAAACTCATATGCTGAAACCATATAACCAGCGGGTGGAAGCGACCAAAGCCCTGATGGAATCGTTCATCGCTTTCACGGCCACCAACAGTACTACCATTCACCAATTGCGGGAACAAACTAAAAAGGCCGTATCAAGCCAAACCAGTTTTCCGGTGAGCTGGAAACTCGATACTACTAAAACTGATCTGGTAACGTTCAAAGGTTATGAGTCCGGACATAAACCGAGTGAAGTATCCGGGCTGCCGCGTTTGTATTACGATCGCAGCAAGCCGTACGAAAAACAGATTAAGTACTATAATACTTACGCTGCCCGCACTACGATCGAAAAACCGCTTGCCTATATTATTCCCCAGGGCTGGTGGCCGGTGATCGATCTGTTAAAACTTAATAAAGTGAATATGCAGGTATTGGCAAAGGATACCGAGATGATGGTAGAAACGTATCTTATTGAAGATTACAAACCTTACCCCCGGCAGTATGAAATGCATCATTTGAATACAAATGTGGTGGTGAACGCCGCCACGCTGCCGATAAAATTCAGAAAAGGAGATTATTATATTCAGCTCAATCAACCAGCCAACCGGTTTTTGATGGAAGTGCTGGAACCGCAGGCCGATGATTCTTACTTTGCCTGGAATTATTTTGATGCTGTCCTGGGCCGGAAGGAAGGATATAGCGCTTATGCATTTGAAGATATAGCGGCGCAATACCTTACTGATCATCCCAATGTAAAAAAGGAGCTGGAAACACGCAGGTCAACTGATACAGCCTTTGCCAAAAGCGCCAGCGCCCAGCTTGACTTTGTTTATCATAATTCACCTTACTACGAACCCGATCATATGCGGTATCCGGTTTATAGAGTAGTTCGTTAG
- the rpsT gene encoding 30S ribosomal protein S20 produces the protein MANHKATKKDVRQAAKRRERNKYYGKTTRNAIRDLKALKTNGEATKEFPEVASMIDKLAKRGIIHKNKAANLKSKLAKKINTLAK, from the coding sequence ATGGCAAATCATAAAGCTACTAAAAAAGACGTACGTCAAGCTGCTAAAAGACGTGAAAGAAACAAGTATTACGGTAAAACTACCCGTAATGCCATCCGTGATTTGAAAGCGCTGAAGACTAACGGCGAAGCTACCAAAGAGTTTCCTGAAGTGGCTTCTATGATCGACAAATTAGCAAAAAGAGGTATTATCCATAAGAATAAAGCAGCTAACCTGAAAAGCAAGCTGGCTAAAAAGATCAATACCTTAGCAAAATAA